The genomic interval GTGAGTATTTTTGAACAAGTTAAGTATGTATTATAATAGTTACAGTGTCATAACTACTATAATGTGCCCACTGATTTATGATTTAGACAggagataaaaataaatataatacaaCCAATTATTGAACCATGTAGTTAAAGTTACCGAATacctaaatcacatacctcatatCCATTTTGCCCCTCCGTATTCGCTCACGTCTACCCCCAATCTGTAACAATCAATTTGGGACATACTGTGCTAATGAATAATTTTTTGAATCAATTGCTACACTATACCAATCGATTAAAAATTtgattcgtgttcaaaaaattattgctctcaatataatgTATGAAAATAATGTTTAAGGGTATGATTATAATCAAGATAATTAGTCGAAATtgactgatggacttagagagtttGGAAtaacatgacatgatattgtccactttgggattaagctctcataccaatggaaagatatttttcttataaactcataatctttcccatatgttttcaatgtggaactatgtttgcaaccttgcaaacccaacaatccccctcccctcaaacaaagaacCGCAGGGCCCCCCCTTAAGTATCGGGTCACACTTGACCTGCTCAgagctgttggttagtcctaggaaggtcgtactggttctactgtacaaaaattttatacaagtgtcgaacctttcctaaataacttattgtgttctttagaagttaaattaggaatcgcaaacggaactaaacattattgattccaaatttaacttatctgtttttaatggtttagacttggatcgcaagcggaacttaacactattgatccaaatccacctacgttataaattcaattaaatattaatttctaaaattggcataaaggttaaacatggcgaggcacaagaccttcttggatatgagagcaaccaccacttcctagacaaagccttttaaggaaagctaatatttaatttccttatataactctaggtttaaccaaaaggaacaattgaatcacaaattcgaaaaacaaaaacacaaattcgaatagcaaattcgaaaaactagaatctattgcctcttgtgtttggaattcatacaaagaaaaataactagtatgatgcggaagaaaattactagttatacctcttctttgtaagctaataacctcgagatcttctgccgtattccttgcctcgccttggacgtcgtgtgggcgacgatcctccaagatgaataccacccaaaagagcttctcctccttctagtattcgaccaccaccaccaagtagggatgacaatttcacccgaaccTGATGGAGGATCcaacatccgacccgaatggagggtatggagggactatcaatacccgatacccgacccgaatgcccgattaaataatatatatacatatattaaaaaaaattcttttttttttcaaaatcaacttactatttttgttgatattaggaggagactatatagatgtttaatatatttttttaattatatatatatatatatatatatatatatatatatatatatatatatatatatatatatttatatatatatatatatatatatatttttaataagttgttaattttaatatatttttgttgaatgataatagttggatagaaagaaaacaaattataactatagaagatatccgatcatttaatgggtatgagtatacccattggagatcctatacccgatgggtatggggacggaggatatagaatccgacccgaacccgacccattgtcatccctaccaCCAAAGAGCAAAAGAGAAcaaagggaaaagaaaaggagagagggccgaccaccaaaagagtctccaccaagagaataagagttgttctCATGagacctctcctccccttcttttatattacttgcccaaggcaaataagggaagaatttaacaaaaattaaaatcttcttcttgtttttcctttttcctttttatttttccttttcttccctcttaattgaatcaatcaccaatcattgattgatttgattttatttggccggccccttgctaggacaccaagaagggtggccgcccccttaaagaggaagaaaaatattttttataaaattttataaaagaagaaaacctcttataaaattttacaagctctctttctaaaagtggatgttaaaaaaggaaagttttaaaaattaaaaccatgttttagaatttaaaacttctcttcaaaaaattttcttttttaacatacttacaaaaatagaaaattttaattttaaaacttctcttccttttttctaaaaccatgaagatggttaaaaaagaaaagttttaaaacttttaaaactctctattaaatcatgcggcctaattcaaataaggaaagtttttaaaattaaaatatctcttttaaaacttgtagttttctacaaagaggagattttaaaaattcaaaacacttctcttattgaattaattatggtcggcccctacttgcttggtcaccaagcaagagggccgaccctcttaaggagatggtggccgaccattgcttggtcaccaagcaatgggccgacctCCTTTTTGGACACCAAAAAggacttttatttggatggacttgagactttaatgaggctacgatagggacctagaggagaaattgattttggccttccaatgagcttgagtatcccgtgttcgccctgaacacacaactcaagtttatcaataataactcattccactagagagctattattgcactaccgcatcaatcccaaattacattatgggctccttcttatcatgagtgtgttagtctccctgtgtttaagataacgaatgtccactaattaagtaagttactgacaactcacttaattaatatctaagtccaagagtagtaccactcaacctcattgtcatgtcagactaagttcacctgcagggtttaacatgacaatccttatgagctcctcttggggacattctcaatctagattactaggatacagtttctttctataatcaacaacacacactataagtaatatcatttcccaacttatcgggcctattgatttatcaagctaaatctcaccctttgataagttaaagaaatagatactaaatatatatgcttattgttatattaggattaagagcatacacttccacaataactaaggtctagttcttttattaagtcagtataaaaagaacttacctaaaatggtcatactcaatacacttagagtgtactagtgtaatttattagtcaagataaactaatatctaattacactacgactattccaatggtttgttactttccatcttagtcgtaaacaactgtttataatttataaggaactgataacatgatcttctgtgtgtgacaccacacaccatgttatctacaatataaattaattgaacaactacacttaacaaataaaatgtagacatttgaccaatgtgattcttttatttcaaaaataaatgtttacaaaagttagacttttagtatacactctaacaagagcCTCCCCTATTTCGTTGAAGGTTTCACCTACATGGTTCGACCTTGGATCATGGCTATAGCTCGTGCTTCTGTTcgtggttagtccggtgaagagcgatctcgctctgataccaattataggagtGAAAAGGGATTTCGATATTTTCACAAtgatataatattgtccactttgggactacgctctcatgattttatttttgggttctactcaaaagacctcataccaatggagatattattttcttataaactcataatctttcctatgtattttcaatgtatggctatgtttgcaaccttgcaaccccaacacttttGACTATATCCATGCTCTTAAACATCACCTGCTGATGGATCTAGATAACTCGGAATCACATGTAACCAGATTCTAtgtattcgtctagttctccAAATTATATTCATGCCGTCAAACATCATTTTTATACTCTCATATTGAGTGTAgcaattttttaaacatgaatcaaataTTTTAATCGATTGCTACAATATAATTAATGTGCGAATGAATCGTGTCTAAATAGATTGTTATACTGTAACAATCAATTAGGATTGACGCGAGCGAACACGGAGAGATAAAAGTGGAATTGAATatgtgatttaataattttaaaaattatctacaTGTGATTTGGACATTCCACAATTTTAGTTACATAGTtcaataatttagaaaataatatacttcaataatttagaaaataatataCTGAAAGATAGTTGGATAATTCTACTGAATTATTAGTGGGATAACGTactttttgattaaaaaaaaaatcaaactggaTGATCTTTCATGATTTCAAAAAATAAGGTCACGATAATTccactttaaatattttttttagcgtTTTACGCCTAACTAAAATCAATAATACAACAACGATTATTAGAAACAAATGAATATACATAAACTGGCTACACAATCTGAATGTATGGATCACCAATAATCATTGCAAGAACACAGGCCGTTTATAAATCGGTGGAAACGTTTTCTATCCCTCACAACAATTTCTCTCTTGTAAATTTCAGAGAGAAACTTCATTGCGTTATGACAATCCACACAGATCCTCAGGTTCTTGACGACTCTTATTGTCGCCCCGGGTTCTGAACTTATCAATCCGAAAGCAATTGCCAGCCTTTCACTATGCTCATTGATAGCATTTGCTTTCTCTTTCTCCACCATGCTAACAAAGATTTCTGAGGTATCAGCCACATAGCCAGCAGCATTCAGCTCCTTGCTCATTTCTTCCAACTTGGAATAAATTTCACTACTCCTGGGATGAGACCTGTCCCCAGCCACAAATTCATGGATTTCCCCATTCATCTCCACAGAACTACAACCAGGCTCTTTTCGAATCCCTTTCGCCCTTATTGCTTCTCTCATTTCGTGTGCTTCGTCGAATTTGTTGGACTTGGCATAGATGTTGGACAAGAGCAGATATGCAGCGCTGTCCGGAAGGTCCATCCGGAGAAGATGCTTTCCGGCCAACTCTGCAATTTCCAAGTTCCCGTGAACTCTGCATGCCGCAAGAAGAGCTCCCCAAACTGCTGAATTCGGTTTCATGGGCATGTTGTTTATCGTCTCCAATGCTTCCTCTAGTTGTCCAAATCGACTGAGAAGATCGACTAAGCAACCGTAATGTGTGACGTTCGGCATGATTCCGTGTCTCGTGATCATGCTTGAGAATAACTGTCTTCCCTTGTCGACTAGTCCCGCATGAGCACAGGCTGTAAGAGCACCAATGTAGGTTACGCCATCTGGTCTGACATCAGTTTCGACCATTTTGTAGAACAAATAGATAGCATCCTCCCCGTGCCCATTCAAAGCCAAGCCAGAAATTATAGTAGTCCATGTAAACCTATCCTTGCAGGTCATTCTATCGAAAACCTCGACTGCATTCTTGACACAACCACACTTCGAGTACATGTCTATCAGTGCATTGCCCACGGCAATGTCCATCTTGATCTGGTTGCGATCCATGTATGTTCTAATCCATTCTCCTACCTCGAGGGCTCCTAATTGTGCACAAGCAGTGAGCACAGTCACCATGGTAAATGCATCAGGCCTGACCATTGCGACCTGCATTGCACGGAATACCTCCAAAGCCACTTTGAATTTGTTTGCGGCGACGTAGCCATTGATCATTGCAGTCCATGATACAAGGTCCCTTTCTGGCATCTGATCGAAAAGTTCTCTAGCACGATCGACCTCCCCAGACTTTGCGAATCCAACAACTAGAGCTGTCCAAGAAATGACATCTCTTGTTGGCATTTCTACAAACACTCTCCAAGCAGCCTCCATGTCACTGCATTGTTGGTACATTTCGATCAATGCGTTCTGAAGCCTCAATTCAGGGAGATGGCTGCTGGTAAGCACACACTGATGAATCTGCTTTCCACAGTCTAAATTTCTCATTTTGGCACAAGCTGAGAGCACCGAGATGTAGGTGATCCCATTAGGCCTTATGCTTTCCCTCGCCATAGAAACGAACAATCTGCACGATTCCTCGAACAAGGTGTTCCTATTGTAACCCGAAATCATAGCGTTCCACAGAACTACATCTCTCTCAGAACAACTATCGAACAGCTCTCGGGCGGAATCGACCTTCCCGCCGACAGCATACATGCGGAGCAACGCATTGCGGACGTGCGAATTGGCGGCGAGCCCAAACTTGACGGCGTGCGCATGGAGCTCGTAGCCACACTGGACGACGTCGTCGTCGCGAGTGAATCCCTTAAGCAGGAAAGGGAAGGTATGGGCGTTCGGGGCGAGGCCACTGGCGAGCATCGCCACGTAAGCGGCCACGGCGGCGCGTGGCGCGCGGTGATCGGAATGAGCACGTATCAGGCAGTTCCAGAGAAAGGGGTCAGGGGTGGGGATTACGTCGAGCAGGAGGCGGGCGTAGGCCAAGTCGCCGCAGCCGCTGGCGCAGCAGAAGGAGAGCAGGCGACGCTGATGGACAGCGAATCGGGCGAGGCCGGTGCGGATCATGAGGAAGTGGATTCTCTTGAATTCCTTCATGGTGGTGCAGGCGCGGAGCAGAGAGAGGGATGGA from Zingiber officinale cultivar Zhangliang chromosome 6B, Zo_v1.1, whole genome shotgun sequence carries:
- the LOC121991820 gene encoding putative pentatricopeptide repeat-containing protein At3g15930, whose product is RRSVEFSINVDFSQPNCPATSTAINSLPCPSPPPPAPSLSLLRACTTMKEFKRIHFLMIRTGLARFAVHQRRLLSFCCASGCGDLAYARLLLDVIPTPDPFLWNCLIRAHSDHRAPRAAVAAYVAMLASGLAPNAHTFPFLLKGFTRDDDVVQCGYELHAHAVKFGLAANSHVRNALLRMYAVGGKVDSARELFDSCSERDVVLWNAMISGYNRNTLFEESCRLFVSMARESIRPNGITYISVLSACAKMRNLDCGKQIHQCVLTSSHLPELRLQNALIEMYQQCSDMEAAWRVFVEMPTRDVISWTALVVGFAKSGEVDRARELFDQMPERDLVSWTAMINGYVAANKFKVALEVFRAMQVAMVRPDAFTMVTVLTACAQLGALEVGEWIRTYMDRNQIKMDIAVGNALIDMYSKCGCVKNAVEVFDRMTCKDRFTWTTIISGLALNGHGEDAIYLFYKMVETDVRPDGVTYIGALTACAHAGLVDKGRQLFSSMITRHGIMPNVTHYGCLVDLLSRFGQLEEALETINNMPMKPNSAVWGALLAACRVHGNLEIAELAGKHLLRMDLPDSAAYLLLSNIYAKSNKFDEAHEMREAIRAKGIRKEPGCSSVEMNGEIHEFVAGDRSHPRSSEIYSKLEEMSKELNAAGYVADTSEIFVSMVEKEKANAINEHSERLAIAFGLISSEPGATIRVVKNLRICVDCHNAMKFLSEIYKREIVVRDRKRFHRFINGLCSCNDYW